From the genome of Haloarchaeobius salinus, one region includes:
- a CDS encoding multiprotein bridging factor aMBF1, with the protein MVQCEMCGAETASPKTVKVEGAELDVCDDCADFGTEVKTQQSSSTSTKYSTSSSSSSSSSSSSSSSSGGSGGGGSSRRRSDMFDDMDELAQDYDERIRRAREDRGLSQSDLANELNEKASLIRKLERGDTLPSDKVQSKLERFLEINLDMGGGSDEDSDWDSGSSTTTTLGDVVKRKD; encoded by the coding sequence ATGGTTCAGTGTGAGATGTGTGGTGCCGAGACGGCGTCGCCGAAGACGGTGAAGGTCGAGGGCGCAGAGCTGGACGTCTGCGACGACTGTGCCGACTTCGGAACCGAAGTGAAGACCCAGCAGTCCTCGAGCACTTCCACGAAGTACTCGACCAGCAGCTCGAGTTCTTCCTCGTCCTCCTCGAGCTCGTCCAGCTCGTCCGGCGGTTCTGGCGGCGGCGGCTCCTCCCGGCGTCGGTCGGACATGTTCGACGACATGGACGAGCTCGCCCAGGACTACGACGAACGCATCCGACGGGCGCGCGAGGACCGCGGGCTGAGCCAGTCCGACCTCGCGAACGAACTCAACGAGAAGGCCAGCCTCATCCGCAAGCTCGAACGCGGCGACACGCTGCCGAGCGACAAGGTGCAGTCCAAGCTGGAGCGGTTCCTCGAGATCAACCTCGATATGGGTGGCGGCAGCGACGAGGACAGCGACTGGGACTCCGGTTCCTCGACGACCACGACGCTCGGCGACGTGGTCAAGCGCAAGGACTGA
- a CDS encoding METTL5 family protein yields MSTRRALAQQLGVVAGFDSPRTDLEQYPTPPEVAASIVHVADTQGDIAGATVLDLGTGTGMLALGTALRGAERVVGVDLDRDALATALENERRVGARTTVEWCCGDATNPPLCPSGATTVLMNPPFGAQDGNEHADRAFLTAAASLAEVSYSVHNEGSRTFVESFAADNAGEVTHAFAAELDLDRQFPFHESATHTVDAEVFRIEWHRDD; encoded by the coding sequence ATGAGCACACGGCGCGCGCTGGCCCAGCAACTCGGCGTGGTCGCCGGCTTCGACTCGCCGCGGACCGACCTCGAACAGTACCCGACACCGCCCGAGGTAGCCGCCTCCATCGTCCACGTCGCCGACACGCAGGGCGACATCGCCGGTGCGACGGTGCTGGACCTCGGCACCGGGACGGGGATGCTCGCACTCGGGACCGCACTCAGGGGCGCAGAGCGGGTCGTCGGCGTCGACCTCGACCGGGACGCACTCGCGACCGCCCTGGAGAACGAACGACGCGTGGGCGCACGCACAACCGTCGAGTGGTGCTGTGGCGACGCGACGAACCCGCCGCTGTGTCCCTCGGGGGCGACGACGGTGCTGATGAACCCCCCGTTCGGTGCACAGGACGGCAACGAGCACGCGGACCGGGCGTTCCTGACCGCAGCAGCATCGCTCGCGGAGGTCTCCTACTCCGTCCACAACGAGGGTAGCCGGACGTTCGTCGAGTCCTTCGCGGCCGACAACGCGGGCGAGGTCACCCACGCCTTCGCGGCGGAGCTCGACCTCGACCGGCAGTTCCCCTTCCACGAGTCAGCGACCCACACCGTCGACGCGGAGGTGTTCAGGATCGAGTGGCACCGCGACGACTGA
- a CDS encoding DUF7139 domain-containing protein, whose translation MADEESPTAATGPEESPPDNPLYNLYREYIGEPEEETDVYLGFGLFFGGIAVGIIALLLTVVSFTSFEAGTDPFWNWTRIAYALGMLSLPATITGIVVLLPVERRAVYASAAGGVIDLAAVVWFVSVYPGQWNEYGVGATLGVIGLYALGLVLVVGSTGAALVADQLERYRKPGPADIEPMEEEEAEPEESYSDAEIQADIDQAMSGVDLSWGGVEKSDNRRLQFSVDEEMDTSAFSQQSAKVTRSQGVDSQIQNLKAMKGGEKKTATSNTTVDDQTQKLKELRERRQREEQRKTEESTSIAAATGGSGGLFARIKRALGLS comes from the coding sequence ATGGCCGACGAGGAATCACCGACTGCGGCGACAGGACCGGAGGAGTCGCCACCGGACAACCCGTTATACAATCTGTACCGCGAGTACATCGGCGAACCGGAGGAGGAGACGGACGTCTACCTGGGCTTCGGGCTGTTCTTCGGGGGCATCGCCGTCGGTATCATCGCGCTGCTGTTGACCGTGGTCAGCTTCACGAGCTTCGAGGCGGGGACGGACCCGTTCTGGAACTGGACGCGCATCGCGTACGCCCTCGGAATGCTCTCGCTCCCCGCGACCATCACCGGTATCGTGGTCCTGCTCCCGGTCGAACGCCGGGCGGTCTACGCGTCCGCGGCGGGCGGCGTCATCGACCTGGCCGCCGTCGTCTGGTTCGTCTCCGTCTACCCCGGGCAGTGGAACGAGTACGGCGTCGGGGCGACCCTCGGCGTCATCGGCCTCTACGCGCTCGGGCTGGTCCTCGTCGTCGGCTCGACCGGCGCGGCGCTGGTCGCGGACCAGCTCGAACGCTACCGCAAGCCCGGGCCGGCCGACATCGAGCCGATGGAGGAGGAGGAGGCCGAGCCCGAGGAGTCCTACTCCGACGCCGAGATCCAGGCGGACATCGACCAGGCGATGTCGGGCGTCGACCTCTCGTGGGGCGGCGTCGAGAAGAGCGACAACCGTCGCCTCCAGTTCAGCGTCGACGAGGAGATGGACACCTCGGCGTTCAGCCAGCAGAGCGCGAAGGTGACGCGCTCGCAGGGCGTCGACTCGCAGATACAGAACCTCAAGGCGATGAAGGGCGGCGAGAAGAAGACCGCCACCTCGAACACCACGGTCGACGACCAGACCCAGAAGCTCAAGGAACTCCGCGAGCGTCGACAGCGCGAGGAGCAGCGCAAGACCGAGGAGTCCACGAGCATCGCCGCGGCGACCGGCGGTAGTGGTGGGTTATTCGCCCGCATCAAGCGGGCACTCGGCCTCAGCTGA
- the hisC gene encoding histidinol-phosphate transaminase, whose translation MKPRDLSAHVAYEAGRGIEEVARDLGVDPAALTKLASNENPHGTSPAAVEAIRGTAPGVSSYPKAAHADLRDALADRWDCDAAQVWLANGGDGALDYLARAMLDPGDTVLVPDPGFAYYGMSARYHHGEVETYELACPELALTPETVLSDYDGERIVYLTSPHNPTGGTFTLDAIEHIADETAEETLVLVDEAYGEYADVESARGLLEERDDVAILRTFSKAYGLAGVRLGYALVPRDWADAYARVNTPFAASELACRAGLAALEDDAHVEKSVETARWAREYMREEIDAPVWPSEGNFVLVDVSEARGPESAGAVADEMQRAGVIVRDCTSFGLPGCVRITCGTEDGTREAVETLNEVLGK comes from the coding sequence ATGAAACCACGCGACCTCTCGGCTCACGTCGCCTACGAGGCGGGGCGCGGCATCGAGGAGGTCGCCAGGGACCTCGGCGTGGACCCGGCGGCACTCACGAAGCTCGCGTCGAACGAGAACCCCCACGGCACCTCGCCGGCGGCGGTCGAGGCCATCCGGGGGACCGCCCCGGGCGTCTCCTCGTATCCGAAGGCGGCCCACGCCGACCTGCGGGACGCCCTGGCCGACCGCTGGGACTGCGACGCAGCGCAGGTCTGGCTCGCCAACGGCGGCGACGGCGCGCTCGACTACCTCGCCCGGGCGATGCTCGACCCGGGCGACACCGTCCTCGTCCCGGATCCGGGCTTCGCCTACTACGGGATGAGCGCCCGCTACCACCACGGCGAGGTCGAGACGTACGAGCTGGCGTGCCCGGAGCTCGCACTGACGCCCGAGACGGTGCTCTCCGACTACGACGGCGAGCGCATCGTCTACCTCACCAGCCCGCACAACCCCACCGGTGGGACGTTCACGCTCGACGCCATCGAGCACATCGCCGACGAGACCGCCGAGGAGACGCTCGTCCTCGTCGACGAGGCCTACGGCGAGTACGCCGACGTCGAGAGCGCACGGGGCCTGCTCGAGGAGCGCGACGACGTGGCCATCCTCCGGACGTTCTCGAAGGCCTACGGACTGGCCGGCGTGCGGCTGGGCTACGCGCTGGTCCCCCGGGACTGGGCCGACGCCTACGCACGCGTGAACACGCCGTTCGCGGCGAGCGAGCTGGCCTGCCGCGCCGGACTCGCCGCCCTCGAAGACGACGCACACGTCGAGAAATCGGTCGAGACGGCCCGCTGGGCGCGCGAGTACATGCGCGAGGAGATCGACGCGCCGGTGTGGCCCTCGGAGGGCAACTTCGTCCTCGTCGACGTGAGCGAGGCTCGCGGTCCCGAGAGTGCCGGTGCCGTCGCCGACGAGATGCAACGCGCGGGCGTCATCGTCCGTGACTGCACGAGCTTCGGGCTGCCCGGCTGCGTGCGGATCACGTGCGGTACCGAGGACGGGACCCGCGAGGCGGTCGAGACGCTGAACGAGGTGCTCGGGAAGTGA
- a CDS encoding zf-TFIIB domain-containing protein: MKECPRCGSSLSAYSLSDVEAYGCDSCGWVGVPVDHQSEPKRLESWQDAIQRFQQKFAADGLDEHAERLERIEQARRDAVNGDVEEEPEPDDERADVEGADDSAAEAGESESAETASGETDEPADASDDAAEDADDEAVEETEVADDEAVESEAGDGAEADSNTEGDEAQGDGTEAEEDVEDDAEDAPAGDGTHEETDEEVEVAADGSGQ, encoded by the coding sequence ATGAAAGAGTGCCCGCGGTGTGGTTCCTCGCTCAGCGCGTACTCCCTGAGCGACGTGGAAGCCTACGGCTGTGACTCGTGTGGGTGGGTCGGCGTGCCGGTCGACCACCAGAGCGAACCGAAGCGACTCGAGTCCTGGCAGGACGCCATCCAGCGGTTCCAGCAGAAGTTCGCCGCCGACGGACTCGACGAACACGCCGAGCGGCTGGAGCGGATCGAGCAGGCCCGACGCGATGCGGTGAACGGCGACGTCGAGGAGGAGCCCGAGCCGGACGACGAGCGCGCCGACGTCGAGGGCGCTGACGACTCGGCTGCGGAGGCTGGCGAGTCCGAGAGCGCAGAGACCGCGTCTGGAGAGACCGACGAACCAGCGGACGCGAGCGACGATGCAGCGGAGGACGCGGACGACGAAGCGGTGGAGGAGACCGAGGTTGCGGACGACGAAGCGGTCGAGAGCGAGGCCGGCGACGGGGCCGAAGCCGACTCCAACACCGAGGGGGACGAGGCCCAGGGAGACGGCACCGAGGCCGAAGAGGACGTGGAGGACGACGCCGAAGACGCACCGGCCGGCGACGGCACCCACGAGGAGACCGACGAAGAGGTCGAGGTCGCTGCGGACGGCTCCGGCCAGTAG
- a CDS encoding adenylate kinase family protein, which produces MRVAVTGTPGTGKTTATELLAEARDDVDVVHLNEIIEREELYETVDEERDSVVADLDALAAWVEEYEAAGDAGAAILVLDSHLAHHLDADRVAVLRCAPEALATRLRDRGESDAKAAENAESEALDVVLSEAVETHGLDSVYEIETTRSSPEAVADALAAVVDGTREPSAGDVDYLDYL; this is translated from the coding sequence GTGAGGGTCGCCGTGACCGGCACGCCCGGGACGGGTAAGACGACCGCCACGGAGCTGCTCGCCGAGGCCCGGGACGACGTGGACGTGGTCCACCTGAACGAGATCATCGAGCGGGAGGAGCTGTACGAGACGGTCGACGAGGAGCGCGACAGCGTCGTCGCGGACCTCGACGCGCTCGCGGCGTGGGTGGAGGAGTACGAGGCAGCCGGCGACGCCGGAGCGGCCATCCTGGTGCTCGACTCCCACCTCGCGCACCACCTCGACGCGGACCGCGTGGCCGTCCTGCGCTGTGCGCCCGAAGCACTCGCGACACGGCTGCGCGACCGGGGCGAGTCCGACGCGAAGGCCGCCGAGAACGCCGAGAGCGAGGCGCTCGACGTCGTGCTCTCGGAGGCTGTCGAGACCCACGGGCTGGACTCGGTGTACGAGATCGAGACGACCCGGTCGAGCCCCGAGGCGGTCGCCGACGCCCTCGCGGCTGTCGTCGACGGAACGCGAGAACCGAGTGCGGGCGACGTGGACTACCTCGACTACCTATGA
- a CDS encoding CDP-alcohol phosphatidyltransferase family protein has product MTLDQLRPRIQALLDPFVRLADRLGLTPNAVSVIAFGLAGAAAVAFALGGPAVEAPAGSRAVWYALGAVCVGLNGWLDVIDGELARAQDVASEAGDVLDHVLDRYADLVIIAGFAAGIGRYDLGLAAVTGVLMTSYLGTQAQAVGVGRLYAGVLGRADRLALSGLVGFAAAGVSRTVYGLDVVGWLLVVFAVVGHLTALQRFHEVWGQLD; this is encoded by the coding sequence ATGACGCTCGACCAGCTCAGACCACGCATCCAGGCGCTGCTCGACCCGTTCGTCAGGCTCGCCGACCGGCTCGGGCTGACCCCCAACGCCGTCAGCGTCATCGCGTTCGGGCTCGCTGGCGCGGCCGCCGTCGCGTTCGCCCTCGGCGGCCCTGCCGTCGAGGCCCCCGCCGGGAGCCGTGCCGTCTGGTACGCCCTCGGCGCGGTCTGTGTCGGCCTCAACGGCTGGCTGGACGTCATCGACGGCGAGCTGGCCCGGGCGCAGGACGTGGCCAGCGAGGCGGGCGACGTGCTCGACCACGTGCTCGACCGGTACGCCGACCTCGTCATCATCGCCGGCTTCGCCGCCGGTATCGGCCGCTACGACCTCGGGCTCGCGGCCGTCACGGGCGTCCTGATGACCTCCTACCTCGGCACGCAGGCACAGGCGGTCGGCGTCGGCCGGCTCTACGCGGGCGTGCTCGGCCGTGCGGACCGGCTCGCGCTCTCCGGCCTCGTCGGCTTTGCGGCGGCCGGCGTCTCCCGGACCGTATACGGGCTCGATGTCGTCGGCTGGCTGCTCGTCGTCTTCGCCGTCGTCGGGCACCTCACCGCGCTCCAGCGGTTCCACGAGGTCTGGGGCCAGCTGGACTGA